One Herbaspirillum rubrisubalbicans genomic window carries:
- a CDS encoding AzlC family ABC transporter permease, with amino-acid sequence MKDDTLLRAMTRGPVGRSLLRAAPTALGIVPVAMLCGVLAAQSGWDGVDVFLFSAFGFSGSGQLALLPLAGQGLGVLTMLLMALSINSRYIPIAFATANRLPSARLPRILTAHMLGDEAYAVEQERDCSVAVVTIRLSIYVVWVLSNMLGAWMFSSIPEELINAHFNLAFPASAVLLVLSLRQLQARIAGSVAPWTRRTCEIAVCVLVAIFFCLLLGKLWFWLPSIAFTTWRMREVCA; translated from the coding sequence ATGAAAGACGATACTTTGCTGAGGGCAATGACACGAGGCCCGGTAGGGCGCTCCCTGCTCAGGGCAGCGCCGACTGCGCTGGGCATAGTCCCGGTGGCCATGCTGTGCGGTGTTCTTGCTGCGCAGTCTGGTTGGGATGGGGTGGATGTGTTTCTCTTTAGTGCCTTCGGTTTTTCGGGGAGTGGGCAACTCGCCTTGCTGCCGTTGGCTGGGCAAGGGCTGGGTGTGCTGACGATGTTGCTGATGGCGCTATCCATCAACAGCCGATATATTCCGATCGCCTTTGCCACCGCCAATCGACTGCCATCGGCCAGACTGCCCCGGATATTGACCGCCCATATGCTGGGTGACGAAGCCTATGCCGTGGAACAGGAGCGGGATTGCAGCGTGGCTGTGGTGACGATCCGGTTGTCGATCTATGTGGTGTGGGTCCTGTCCAACATGTTGGGGGCATGGATGTTCAGTTCGATCCCGGAAGAACTGATCAATGCTCATTTCAATCTGGCTTTTCCGGCCAGTGCAGTGCTGCTCGTACTCTCTCTGCGCCAGCTCCAGGCTCGTATCGCTGGTAGCGTCGCCCCATGGACACGGCGAACCTGCGAAATTGCGGTGTGCGTTCTGGTCGCGATATTTTTTTGCCTGCTGTTGGGGAAGCTCTGGTTCTGGTTACCCAGTATTGCGTTCACTACCTGGCGAATGAGGGAGGTCTGTGCATGA
- a CDS encoding type VI secretion system Vgr family protein: MPHRTTRWEAIIRQRQHNRILQLSFIHDDGPAAALLVNRLEASEALSRDFSYTLELLSDDAGIELHAMMGKLLCVTLTRADGTHRYFTGYVDRFALLRSDGGIAFYEARLAPWLALLAARRNNRIFHQLSLEGLSAELFNDYRTHAHWDCQLRHGDPVRTEMFQFNESDSNMLHRRWEEAGWHYYYEHQANGHQLRLADDSTYAKPIDGTGQIPFQHHGGAIEEDGIAQWSTVRRFQPSSTRLSSYDFKAAQPQQVDVPTLNKQGAVVPVEHYEYTGAYGFSDREDGDRQSRLRIEEFEASAQLFEGAGNCRLLQPGRSFRLTGHFSKQPTRGHDDGTRDQEFLIVSVEHSATNNYLQDAETPAFYTNRVRCVRKHIPWHPGRGYYSQPTLLHGIQTATVVGPAGENLHVDEYGRVKVQFHWDQIGRNDEHSSAWMRVASSWAGSQQGLVAVPRIGQLVIVQWLGGHPDRPIITGSVVNQRNMPPWELPSQAALSGLRSRELAPQAGNAPGGRSGHVLFDDTHDAIQTQVRSDAFDSQLALGHVTRIERHAGRQEARGEGFELRTDAHGVLRAAKGLVLTSEPRPKARGHITDMGETVARLTQARGTIESLSKLAQEHQAQDRDADQHDAAQAIEAQNEAIKGEGSAQEGRFPELSEPNLVLSSPSGIQASSGASTHLASAEHAALTAGSHVSVAAGKSFFASAAEKLSLLAYRLGAKLIAASGRVEIQAQNDGMELLAQKVVDIISTRDWINLKAKKGIRLNGGGSELVIAEGITGFTQGAHHIHAADHQTLGPQAKPVEFPGARLCPARASGAAQSGSASVALS; this comes from the coding sequence ATGCCGCACCGCACGACCCGCTGGGAAGCCATCATCCGGCAGCGCCAGCACAACCGCATCCTGCAACTCAGCTTCATCCATGACGATGGCCCCGCGGCCGCATTGCTGGTCAATCGTCTGGAGGCCAGCGAGGCCTTGAGCCGCGATTTCAGCTATACGCTGGAGTTACTCAGCGACGACGCCGGCATCGAACTGCACGCCATGATGGGCAAGCTGCTGTGCGTGACATTGACCCGCGCCGATGGCACGCACCGCTACTTCACCGGCTATGTCGATCGCTTCGCCTTGCTGCGCAGCGACGGCGGCATCGCCTTCTATGAAGCCCGGCTGGCACCCTGGCTGGCCCTGTTGGCGGCACGCCGGAACAACCGCATCTTCCACCAGCTTTCGCTGGAAGGTCTCAGTGCCGAACTGTTCAACGACTACCGCACGCACGCGCACTGGGATTGCCAGTTGCGGCATGGCGACCCGGTGCGTACCGAGATGTTCCAGTTCAACGAGAGCGACAGCAATATGCTGCATCGTCGCTGGGAAGAGGCCGGCTGGCATTACTACTACGAACATCAGGCCAACGGCCATCAGTTGCGACTGGCCGATGATTCGACCTATGCCAAACCCATCGATGGCACAGGACAAATCCCGTTCCAGCACCACGGTGGCGCCATCGAAGAAGACGGCATCGCGCAATGGTCCACCGTGCGCCGGTTCCAGCCGTCCAGCACGCGTCTTTCCAGTTACGACTTCAAGGCAGCACAGCCACAGCAGGTGGATGTGCCCACGCTGAACAAACAGGGTGCGGTAGTGCCGGTGGAACATTACGAATACACGGGTGCCTATGGATTTTCCGACCGCGAGGACGGCGACCGACAAAGCCGATTGCGCATAGAAGAATTCGAGGCATCGGCCCAGTTATTCGAGGGCGCGGGCAATTGTCGCTTGCTCCAGCCGGGACGCAGCTTTCGCCTGACCGGTCACTTCTCAAAGCAGCCTACCAGAGGCCATGACGATGGCACTCGCGACCAGGAATTCCTGATCGTGAGCGTCGAGCACAGTGCGACCAACAATTATCTGCAGGACGCCGAGACGCCGGCGTTCTACACCAACCGCGTGCGCTGCGTGCGCAAGCACATCCCCTGGCATCCTGGCCGTGGCTATTACAGCCAGCCCACGCTCTTGCATGGCATCCAGACCGCCACCGTGGTCGGCCCTGCCGGTGAGAACCTGCATGTGGATGAATATGGCCGCGTCAAGGTGCAGTTCCACTGGGACCAGATCGGCCGCAACGATGAACACAGTTCGGCGTGGATGCGGGTGGCCAGCAGTTGGGCCGGAAGCCAACAGGGCCTGGTGGCGGTGCCGCGCATCGGGCAACTGGTGATCGTGCAATGGCTGGGTGGCCATCCTGATCGCCCCATCATCACCGGCTCGGTGGTCAACCAGCGCAACATGCCGCCGTGGGAGCTGCCGTCACAGGCCGCCTTGTCCGGCCTGCGCAGCCGCGAGCTGGCGCCGCAGGCGGGCAATGCGCCGGGTGGGCGATCCGGCCACGTGCTCTTTGACGACACCCATGACGCCATCCAGACCCAGGTGCGCAGCGATGCCTTCGACAGCCAGTTGGCGCTGGGCCATGTCACCCGCATCGAACGCCATGCTGGGCGCCAGGAGGCCAGGGGCGAAGGCTTCGAGCTGCGCACCGATGCCCATGGCGTGCTGCGGGCCGCAAAAGGCCTGGTGCTCACCAGCGAGCCCCGGCCCAAGGCGCGCGGCCACATCACCGACATGGGCGAAACCGTCGCTCGCCTGACTCAGGCACGCGGCACCATAGAGAGCCTGAGCAAGCTGGCCCAGGAGCACCAGGCCCAGGACCGGGATGCCGACCAACACGACGCGGCACAGGCCATCGAGGCCCAGAACGAGGCCATCAAGGGAGAAGGCAGCGCCCAGGAGGGGCGCTTCCCTGAACTGAGCGAACCGAACCTGGTCCTCTCCAGCCCCAGCGGCATCCAAGCCAGCTCCGGCGCCTCCACCCATCTGGCCAGTGCCGAACACGCCGCGCTGACAGCCGGCAGCCATGTCTCGGTCGCTGCCGGCAAATCCTTCTTTGCCAGCGCCGCCGAAAAACTTTCGCTGCTGGCCTATCGCCTCGGCGCCAAGCTGATCGCTGCCAGCGGCCGGGTGGAAATCCAGGCGCAGAACGATGGCATGGAACTGCTGGCGCAGAAAGTGGTGGACATCATCAGCACCCGCGACTGGATCAATCTCAAGGCCAAGAAAGGCATCCGTCTGAACGGTGGCGGCAGCGAACTGGTGATCGCAGAGGGCATCACCGGCTTCACGCAGGGTGCGCACCACATCCATGCCGCCGACCACCAGACCTTGGGCCCACAGGCCAAGCCCGTCGAGTTCCCCGGTGCGCGACTCTGTCCTGCCCGCGCCAGTGGCGCAGCGCAGTCCGGTAGTGCCAGCGTCGCACTGTCCTGA
- a CDS encoding DUF4123 domain-containing protein, with product MQAISFPTECITSGYVLLESANLDPRSPWQELPMQLCEVGRIKDADDLTPRLIDMSALSPTQQKWVSTGLRFAPLEDEPPILCAWLDTDADLELLKRAITRFLIGPGPEGRAVYWRYYDPRVFALTMHLFSAEQSSALLGPVTQWRFPWCGHWWSVAGPGAEIDVLGGSRPAWPTANQWSSLAHCDVLDMVLRRLTDNLADRTPSEILLYQRRAEAALMRGRQVLKLTDPGELMEYALLCLRYGSAFLDHPPLYDAWPALARGKINWSTLLQRLGPDDYRQMEAVRHLMSPSTGAAQ from the coding sequence ATGCAAGCCATTTCATTTCCCACCGAATGCATCACCAGCGGCTATGTGCTGCTGGAATCGGCCAATCTGGATCCCCGTTCGCCGTGGCAGGAACTGCCCATGCAGCTCTGCGAGGTCGGCCGGATCAAGGATGCGGACGACCTGACGCCGCGCCTCATCGACATGAGCGCACTCTCCCCGACCCAGCAGAAGTGGGTAAGCACTGGGCTGCGCTTCGCACCACTGGAGGATGAACCGCCGATACTGTGCGCCTGGCTGGACACTGACGCCGACCTGGAGCTGCTCAAGCGGGCCATCACGCGCTTCCTGATCGGCCCCGGCCCGGAGGGGCGAGCGGTCTATTGGCGCTATTACGACCCGCGCGTCTTTGCACTGACCATGCACTTGTTCTCAGCCGAACAGAGCAGCGCCTTGCTGGGGCCGGTGACGCAATGGCGCTTTCCCTGGTGCGGCCACTGGTGGAGCGTGGCCGGTCCCGGCGCGGAGATCGACGTGCTGGGCGGCAGCCGGCCGGCCTGGCCCACCGCCAACCAATGGAGCAGCCTGGCGCACTGCGATGTGCTCGACATGGTCCTGCGGCGCCTGACCGACAATCTGGCGGACCGTACGCCCTCGGAAATCCTCCTCTACCAGCGGCGCGCGGAGGCCGCTCTGATGCGAGGCCGGCAAGTGCTCAAGCTCACCGACCCTGGCGAGCTGATGGAGTACGCCCTGCTTTGCCTGCGCTATGGCAGCGCGTTTCTGGATCATCCCCCACTGTACGACGCCTGGCCTGCGCTAGCCCGCGGAAAGATCAACTGGAGCACCCTGCTACAGCGTCTCGGCCCCGACGATTACCGACAGATGGAGGCAGTGCGCCACCTGATGTCCCCTTCTACAGGAGCAGCACAATGA
- a CDS encoding T6SS effector BTH_I2691 family protein, which yields MNGCNFCDKKGLLIYPVRYAVASPYGAAGVPGLSGHFKIEGAPQAVGAAKYTLRALRAGYLYTYDEKRRRLKAYVVMPTGHLWNYPLEYKPPHPAKIRFACVDTGELVRAYCVDIVHTAADPAGNFWIGWSNVQWTKALLKKVSDAGWRKKHMQCIDIPAMLAGDAAHTGEFNASADKVAHFVADEAAMKKAYAFSNTPIESETRKLATAVRFKAIMAEHGPHHKGYIAALNDPVGMTNDLSELTIPDLQAGFDEKLHQRKMIADLLALTEHHVRQEARQEVLFSDAVAEASAHHPDGDVYNGLKTLGAMFKLGGINRHEKKLHEQRKKYGEDLAGRQQAAADDAWHELTHDNGKPTLDEAALKAFPAIYDAALKQFEPQLLQLLMAHVGWLKSEQLANWMEGVHDDADIRSGYAYSESMSQCIGKAACSKPCIEQLMRWISSDNLKDTRNLYGRALLLNQADIIAATEVQLKGSDIQIENILNIYKGAIERLHNAGHAEQLIDRLALTTGNVIAKAISESGSLLAKGLVQIHLQLMAGVAIKVSNMSSADVARWAIAEAKEKGIKLETTRQKTRADARTEAGRAIKRAKVEKHVVYELDIARLEKEGRIAPGSIKGIGLPGFAMTQKWLGSGAPRDFKLGVVTMIVQMVALNFAMKDLVGNDQFNQVETRVKTTLAIISLSATIVETAAASLQKSVEHPLAVFIRGQWAIEKKWGSTLLKGARMAGAGAGILASLFDLAFNAFPAYRDENYLLMTLYGLNGLSGIGIAFAAYYSIAAVWTPLLIVSFAISASIAMVNNSQLKTWISRCDFSSKEKYSSFEEQINAFNQIFGG from the coding sequence ATGAACGGATGCAATTTTTGTGACAAGAAAGGCTTGCTGATCTATCCGGTCCGCTATGCGGTGGCCAGTCCTTATGGTGCGGCGGGCGTACCGGGCTTGTCCGGCCATTTCAAGATCGAAGGCGCCCCGCAGGCCGTCGGCGCGGCGAAATACACCTTGCGTGCGCTGCGTGCCGGTTATCTCTATACCTATGACGAGAAGCGGAGACGACTCAAGGCTTATGTGGTCATGCCGACCGGACATCTTTGGAATTATCCGCTGGAGTACAAGCCGCCACATCCGGCGAAGATCCGTTTTGCCTGTGTTGACACGGGCGAGCTGGTGCGGGCCTATTGTGTGGACATCGTTCATACGGCAGCCGATCCGGCAGGTAATTTCTGGATAGGCTGGTCCAACGTGCAGTGGACCAAGGCCTTGCTCAAGAAGGTCAGTGACGCGGGGTGGCGCAAGAAGCACATGCAGTGCATCGACATCCCGGCAATGTTGGCTGGCGATGCAGCCCATACCGGGGAATTCAACGCGAGTGCGGACAAGGTGGCGCATTTTGTGGCGGACGAAGCCGCCATGAAAAAGGCCTACGCCTTCAGCAACACGCCCATTGAATCCGAGACACGCAAGCTCGCCACGGCCGTGCGTTTCAAGGCGATCATGGCGGAGCACGGGCCGCATCACAAGGGCTACATTGCCGCGCTCAATGATCCGGTGGGAATGACCAATGACTTGAGTGAATTGACGATACCGGATCTACAAGCCGGGTTCGATGAGAAGCTGCATCAGCGCAAGATGATTGCTGACCTGCTCGCGCTGACCGAGCACCACGTACGCCAGGAAGCCCGCCAGGAAGTGCTCTTCAGCGATGCGGTCGCAGAGGCTTCCGCGCATCATCCTGATGGCGATGTCTACAACGGCTTGAAGACCTTGGGCGCCATGTTCAAGCTGGGCGGGATAAACCGTCATGAGAAGAAGCTCCATGAACAGCGCAAGAAATACGGCGAGGACCTGGCCGGGCGCCAGCAGGCAGCGGCCGATGATGCCTGGCATGAATTGACCCATGACAATGGAAAACCGACGCTGGACGAAGCGGCACTCAAGGCCTTTCCGGCGATCTACGACGCTGCGCTCAAGCAATTCGAGCCGCAGCTCTTGCAACTGCTGATGGCCCATGTCGGATGGCTCAAGAGCGAGCAATTGGCCAACTGGATGGAGGGTGTTCATGACGACGCTGACATCCGCAGTGGTTATGCCTATAGCGAATCGATGTCGCAATGCATCGGCAAGGCCGCCTGCTCCAAGCCTTGTATTGAACAGCTCATGCGCTGGATCTCCAGTGACAATCTGAAGGACACTCGGAACTTGTATGGCCGTGCCTTGCTGCTCAACCAGGCCGACATCATCGCGGCCACAGAAGTACAGCTCAAGGGCAGCGATATCCAGATTGAGAACATCCTCAACATCTACAAGGGCGCCATTGAGAGGTTGCACAACGCCGGCCACGCGGAACAATTGATCGACCGCCTGGCACTGACAACAGGCAACGTCATTGCCAAGGCCATCAGCGAGAGTGGCAGCTTACTGGCAAAGGGGCTGGTGCAGATTCATCTTCAATTGATGGCAGGCGTTGCCATCAAGGTCAGCAACATGAGCAGCGCCGATGTAGCCAGATGGGCGATCGCAGAAGCGAAAGAGAAAGGCATCAAACTGGAGACCACCCGACAGAAAACCAGGGCCGATGCGCGCACCGAGGCTGGCAGGGCAATCAAGCGAGCCAAAGTGGAGAAGCATGTCGTCTACGAACTGGATATCGCCAGGCTGGAGAAGGAGGGACGAATTGCGCCGGGGAGCATCAAGGGAATTGGACTTCCGGGCTTTGCCATGACGCAGAAATGGCTGGGGTCCGGGGCGCCACGAGATTTCAAACTTGGAGTGGTGACCATGATTGTGCAGATGGTGGCGCTGAATTTTGCGATGAAGGATTTGGTGGGAAATGATCAGTTCAATCAGGTGGAAACTCGTGTGAAAACAACATTGGCGATCATCAGCTTAAGTGCGACGATTGTCGAAACTGCCGCCGCAAGTCTTCAAAAATCAGTGGAGCACCCGTTGGCTGTTTTTATTCGTGGCCAATGGGCGATAGAAAAAAAATGGGGGAGTACATTATTAAAAGGTGCTCGTATGGCCGGAGCGGGTGCAGGCATTTTAGCCAGCCTTTTTGATTTGGCATTTAATGCTTTCCCCGCATACAGAGACGAGAACTATCTCCTTATGACTCTTTATGGGCTGAACGGTCTATCAGGAATCGGCATCGCCTTCGCTGCTTATTATTCAATCGCCGCCGTATGGACACCGCTGTTGATTGTGTCCTTCGCTATCAGCGCATCCATTGCTATGGTTAATAACAGTCAATTAAAGACTTGGATTTCTCGATGTGATTTTTCCTCAAAGGAAAAATACAGTTCATTCGAAGAGCAGATAAATGCTTTCAATCAGATTTTCGGTGGCTAA
- a CDS encoding DUF6708 domain-containing protein → MDERVFSYKAGSQIPAWDLRHRLSIHEPVSPECKDTGTLFRLNSTYMDVTDQPHRDRQWHAAGVLTSCIGVIAPLWLIGYTLIHPPREFVLSLGIAYFVLMGGSAIFAYLTFKYGRDEFFSLKRRPIRFNRKEKKVYAIRHRRFLAKPDQGDFTWEIAWDEKAIFCIHRRMVNNRPAYHIRHYEVDEHGNIIRAFAIGRTWEGNENLQSLLSQWNYWCWYMNRGPAELPKPPLFYKERETMLESFLFCLYEFAPCASVAYRVSMMPFILLLTAHRLLALWTCRNPVWPLAVEEVSSIEPDDPFDEPRGSTPSGWGDTLLAIERGEYPHDPGRGIDAWRGEKDPVANAHLWAQDIPPRLH, encoded by the coding sequence ATGGATGAGCGCGTCTTTTCGTATAAGGCCGGAAGTCAAATTCCCGCATGGGATCTGCGACACCGGCTATCAATCCACGAACCAGTAAGTCCGGAATGCAAGGACACTGGCACCCTATTCCGCCTTAACTCTACATATATGGATGTCACTGATCAGCCGCATAGAGATCGGCAGTGGCATGCTGCTGGAGTACTTACTTCTTGCATTGGAGTAATCGCCCCATTGTGGCTAATTGGTTACACGTTGATTCATCCACCCAGGGAATTTGTTCTCAGCTTAGGAATTGCGTATTTCGTATTGATGGGTGGCTCAGCTATCTTCGCGTATTTAACGTTCAAGTACGGTCGAGATGAGTTCTTTTCCCTAAAGCGCCGCCCTATTCGTTTCAATCGTAAGGAGAAAAAAGTCTATGCGATCCGCCATCGCCGTTTCCTAGCCAAGCCGGACCAAGGCGACTTCACGTGGGAGATTGCGTGGGACGAGAAGGCGATCTTTTGTATCCACAGACGCATGGTCAACAACAGACCCGCATACCATATAAGACACTATGAAGTCGATGAGCACGGCAATATCATCCGCGCTTTCGCAATCGGCCGAACGTGGGAAGGGAATGAAAATCTCCAAAGCCTGCTATCGCAATGGAACTATTGGTGCTGGTACATGAACCGCGGTCCGGCCGAATTACCCAAACCTCCGCTCTTCTACAAAGAACGAGAGACCATGCTGGAAAGCTTTCTGTTCTGTCTTTACGAATTCGCTCCTTGTGCCAGCGTCGCATATCGCGTCTCGATGATGCCCTTCATCCTGCTGCTAACCGCCCATCGTCTCCTAGCCTTGTGGACTTGCCGAAATCCTGTCTGGCCGCTAGCAGTCGAAGAAGTCAGCAGCATCGAACCTGACGACCCTTTCGATGAGCCACGCGGTAGTACCCCAAGCGGCTGGGGGGACACCTTGCTTGCCATCGAACGAGGCGAGTACCCCCATGACCCTGGCAGAGGAATAGACGCATGGCGCGGTGAAAAAGACCCCGTCGCCAACGCACATCTCTGGGCACAAGACATCCCTCCCCGCCTCCACTGA
- a CDS encoding PAAR domain-containing protein: MKDQQGRAVIRLGDKTSHGGEVISASDTLKAMGKGVALEGDMTTCPKCKGQFAIQPGGGNSARKHHGKQVAYHGDTTACGASLIASL, from the coding sequence ATGAAAGACCAACAAGGTAGAGCCGTGATCCGCCTCGGTGACAAGACCTCCCACGGCGGCGAAGTGATTTCAGCCAGCGATACGCTCAAGGCCATGGGCAAAGGCGTTGCGCTTGAAGGGGATATGACGACCTGCCCCAAGTGCAAGGGACAATTCGCCATCCAGCCAGGCGGCGGCAACAGCGCCCGCAAACATCATGGCAAACAAGTCGCCTATCACGGAGATACAACGGCCTGCGGCGCCAGCCTGATTGCATCGCTTTAA
- a CDS encoding DUF2130 domain-containing protein, with amino-acid sequence MHDIICPHCGKAFKIDEAGYADILSQVRDSAFEQQLHERLELAEQDKRNAIELARAKAEAELQKAAAARDAEIQELKARLEAGEMAQKMAVADAMANVERERDKLANELEQARKEKLADQQLAEARLAQQLQQTVSEKDAEIQALKAKMDSIALTQKLAVNEAVGVVEKERDELKSSLMRAELEKQLAEKSLKDKYETQLKDREDMIERLRDMKARLSTKMVGETLEQHCETEFNRIRATAFPRAYFEKDNDARSGSKGDYIFRDTDEAGTEIVSIMFEMKNENDHTATKNRNEDFLKELDKDRQEKGCEYAVLVSMLEPDSELYNTGIVDVFHRYPKMYVVRPQFFIPIITLLRNAALNSLKYKTELALVKAQNIDITNFESELDTFKAAFAKNYDLASRRFQTAIDEIDKSIDHLQKTKEALLGTDRNLRLANDKAQDVTIKRLTRGNPTMAAKFAEIKKEQSEDGQ; translated from the coding sequence ATGCACGACATCATCTGCCCCCACTGCGGCAAAGCCTTCAAGATCGATGAAGCCGGTTACGCCGACATCCTTTCGCAAGTCCGCGACAGCGCCTTCGAGCAGCAATTGCACGAGCGCCTGGAACTGGCCGAGCAGGACAAGCGCAATGCCATCGAGCTGGCGCGGGCCAAGGCCGAGGCCGAGTTGCAGAAAGCCGCAGCGGCCCGCGACGCCGAAATCCAAGAGTTGAAGGCGCGCCTGGAAGCCGGAGAAATGGCACAGAAGATGGCCGTGGCCGACGCCATGGCCAATGTCGAGCGCGAGCGTGACAAGCTGGCCAATGAGCTTGAGCAGGCCAGGAAGGAAAAGCTCGCCGACCAGCAGCTGGCCGAAGCCCGCCTGGCCCAGCAATTGCAGCAGACCGTCAGCGAGAAGGATGCCGAGATCCAGGCCTTAAAGGCCAAGATGGATTCCATCGCCCTTACCCAGAAACTGGCTGTAAACGAAGCTGTCGGCGTGGTGGAGAAGGAGCGCGACGAACTCAAGAGCAGCCTGATGCGCGCCGAACTGGAAAAGCAGTTGGCCGAGAAATCACTGAAGGACAAATACGAAACCCAGTTGAAGGACCGCGAAGACATGATCGAGCGCCTGCGCGACATGAAGGCGCGGCTCTCCACCAAGATGGTCGGTGAAACCCTGGAGCAGCACTGCGAGACCGAGTTCAACCGCATCCGCGCCACCGCCTTCCCGCGCGCCTACTTCGAGAAGGACAACGATGCGCGCAGCGGCAGCAAGGGCGATTACATCTTCCGCGATACGGATGAAGCCGGCACCGAGATCGTCTCCATCATGTTCGAGATGAAGAACGAGAACGATCACACCGCCACCAAGAATCGCAACGAAGACTTCCTCAAGGAACTGGACAAGGACCGCCAGGAGAAAGGCTGCGAATACGCCGTGCTGGTGTCGATGCTGGAGCCGGACAGCGAGCTCTACAACACCGGCATCGTGGACGTGTTCCATCGTTATCCCAAGATGTACGTGGTGCGTCCGCAGTTCTTCATTCCCATCATCACGCTGCTGAGGAACGCCGCGCTCAATTCCCTGAAATACAAGACCGAACTGGCGCTGGTGAAGGCGCAGAACATCGACATCACCAACTTCGAATCCGAGCTCGACACCTTCAAGGCGGCCTTCGCCAAGAACTACGACCTGGCTTCGCGCCGCTTCCAGACCGCCATCGATGAGATCGACAAGTCCATCGACCACTTGCAGAAGACCAAGGAAGCCTTGCTCGGCACCGACCGCAACCTGCGCCTGGCCAATGACAAGGCGCAGGATGTCACCATCAAGCGCTTGACCCGAGGCAATCCGACCATGGCGGCCAAGTTTGCCGAGATCAAGAAGGAGCAGTCCGAGGACGGGCAGTGA
- the dnaQ gene encoding DNA polymerase III subunit epsilon: MRQIILDTETTGLSPRNGNRILEIGCVEVLNRQLSGKNLHLYINPERDSEEGALAVHGLTTEFLADKPTFKQIAAEFLDYVRGAQIIIHNAPFDIGFLDAELALLGLPPFKEHVSDVVDSLQMAKELHPGRRNSLDALCDRYGISNAHRVLHGALLDAELLAEVYLSMTRGQNSLTMDLGAEEDVTEGEDGKLELAPLAEVIVVTASEEELGLHEEVLNQLDKEARGSCVWRFEPPTAEAGEQAA; this comes from the coding sequence ATGCGTCAGATCATCCTCGACACCGAAACCACCGGCCTGTCGCCGCGCAACGGCAACCGCATCCTGGAAATCGGTTGCGTGGAAGTGCTCAACCGCCAGTTGTCGGGAAAGAATCTTCACCTCTACATCAACCCCGAGCGTGACTCCGAAGAAGGCGCGCTGGCGGTGCACGGCCTGACCACCGAATTCCTGGCCGACAAGCCCACCTTCAAGCAGATCGCCGCCGAGTTCCTGGACTACGTGCGCGGTGCCCAGATCATCATCCACAACGCGCCCTTCGACATCGGCTTCCTGGATGCCGAACTGGCCTTGCTGGGCCTGCCGCCGTTCAAGGAGCATGTGAGCGACGTGGTGGACTCGCTGCAGATGGCCAAGGAACTGCACCCGGGCCGCCGCAATTCTCTGGACGCCCTGTGCGACCGCTACGGCATCTCCAACGCCCACCGCGTCCTGCACGGCGCGTTGCTGGATGCGGAGTTGCTGGCCGAGGTCTACCTGTCCATGACGCGCGGCCAGAACTCGTTGACCATGGACCTGGGCGCCGAGGAAGACGTCACCGAAGGTGAAGACGGCAAGCTGGAACTGGCGCCGCTGGCCGAGGTAATCGTGGTCACGGCCAGCGAGGAAGAGCTGGGGCTGCATGAAGAGGTGCTCAACCAGCTCGACAAGGAAGCGCGCGGCAGCTGTGTCTGGCGCTTCGAACCGCCGACCGCGGAAGCGGGCGAGCAGGCGGCTTGA
- the rnhA gene encoding ribonuclease HI: MDKVEIYSDGACKGNPGRGGWGALLVAGGKEKEIFGGEPNTTNNRMELMAVIQALNALKRPCEVVVHTDSQYVQKGISEWIHGWKARGWKTASKEPVKNADLWQALDAAQQQHQVEWRWVRGHNGHAGNERADQLANRGVDSIK; encoded by the coding sequence ATGGACAAAGTAGAGATCTATTCCGATGGCGCCTGCAAGGGCAATCCTGGCCGTGGCGGCTGGGGCGCGCTGCTGGTGGCGGGCGGCAAGGAGAAGGAAATCTTCGGTGGCGAGCCCAACACCACCAACAACCGCATGGAGTTGATGGCGGTGATCCAGGCCTTGAACGCCTTGAAGCGCCCCTGCGAAGTGGTGGTCCACACCGACAGCCAGTACGTGCAGAAGGGCATCAGCGAATGGATCCACGGCTGGAAGGCGCGCGGCTGGAAGACTGCCAGCAAGGAACCGGTCAAGAACGCCGACCTGTGGCAGGCGCTGGACGCAGCTCAGCAGCAGCACCAGGTCGAGTGGCGCTGGGTACGTGGCCACAACGGTCATGCCGGCAATGAACGCGCCGACCAGTTGGCCAATCGTGGCGTGGACAGCATCAAGTAA